One segment of Sinorhizobium sp. BG8 DNA contains the following:
- a CDS encoding ABC transporter ATP-binding protein, with protein sequence MSKASEIDIVSVSKIYGNTTAVHAISLKIPGGSYCCLLGPSGCGKSSTLRMIAGHESISSGDIRLGNAVITDLPPAKRGTSMMFQSYALFPHLDLVDNVAFSLKMKGVEKEERRAKALDMLKLMQMEAYAARRPQQLSGGQQQRVALARALITGPDALLLDEPLSALDPFLKIRMRAELKKLQKSLGISFIHVTHSQEEAMALADIIVVMNDGRIEQAASPREVFERPATAFVARFMGDHNVLSGRVVSNEGGRVVFEAVEGQVFSVAGKGPEIGSSVDIGVRTDKVRIEEPVERSLGFNGVVSNLEYRGSSVKLTVMGAGSDDFTVILSDADYFDKPVAVGDAVALSWAIEDAVLLGRVAS encoded by the coding sequence ATGTCCAAAGCATCCGAGATCGATATCGTCTCCGTCTCCAAAATCTACGGCAACACCACGGCTGTTCACGCCATCAGCCTGAAGATCCCCGGAGGGAGTTATTGCTGCTTGCTCGGGCCTTCCGGTTGCGGCAAGTCGTCCACGCTCAGGATGATTGCCGGGCACGAGAGCATTTCGTCAGGAGATATCCGTCTCGGCAATGCCGTGATCACCGACCTTCCGCCGGCCAAGCGCGGAACCTCGATGATGTTCCAGTCCTATGCGCTATTTCCCCACCTCGATCTCGTCGACAACGTCGCCTTCAGCCTGAAGATGAAGGGGGTCGAGAAGGAGGAGCGCCGGGCAAAGGCGCTCGACATGCTGAAACTGATGCAGATGGAAGCCTATGCGGCGCGCCGTCCACAGCAGCTTTCGGGCGGCCAGCAGCAGCGCGTGGCGCTGGCCCGAGCCCTGATCACCGGGCCGGATGCCCTGTTGCTGGACGAGCCGCTTTCGGCGCTCGACCCGTTCCTCAAGATACGCATGCGGGCGGAGCTCAAGAAGCTCCAGAAAAGCCTCGGCATCTCCTTCATTCATGTGACGCACAGCCAGGAAGAGGCGATGGCGCTCGCCGACATCATCGTCGTGATGAACGACGGTCGTATCGAGCAGGCAGCTTCGCCCCGCGAGGTCTTCGAGCGTCCGGCGACCGCCTTCGTCGCCCGGTTCATGGGCGATCACAACGTGCTTTCGGGACGGGTGGTCTCGAACGAGGGGGGGCGGGTCGTGTTTGAAGCGGTCGAGGGGCAGGTGTTCTCGGTGGCCGGAAAAGGCCCGGAAATCGGCTCGTCGGTGGACATCGGCGTGCGCACGGACAAGGTCCGCATCGAGGAGCCGGTCGAGCGCAGCCTGGGATTCAACGGCGTCGTCTCGAATCTCGAATACCGCGGCTCCTCGGTCAAGCTCACCGTCATGGGCGCCGGCAGCGACGACTTCACGGTCATTCTTTCCGATGCCGACTATTTCGACAAACCCGTCGCAGTCGGGGATGCGGTGGCACTCAGCTGGGCGATCGAGGACGCAGTCCTCCTCGGCCGCGTGGCCTCCTGA